The following proteins come from a genomic window of Lolium rigidum isolate FL_2022 chromosome 5, APGP_CSIRO_Lrig_0.1, whole genome shotgun sequence:
- the LOC124652836 gene encoding uncharacterized protein LOC124652836 has translation MSSSPNSKGTDNKKNPLDAMGAFFSAQVDRRKLVTTQKQALATRCSSSGDCAFPGSDHRPADRKTWMAELGPERLRVHQVVWPGSHDSATNKIGIPFITRPFAQCQSLSVYEQLATGCRLIDVRVQEERRVCHGVLATYSVDVVLADVKRFLAETVSELVVLEVRTEFGHDDPPEFAKYLVEQLGEENLIHQDDGVFWKTVAELLPRRVICVWKPRKSPAPGHGEPLWSAGYLKDNWIDTDLPETKFESNLKFLGQQPSVADRRYFYRVENTVTPQADNPVLCVKPVTRRIHCYARLFLAEVFAKGLGDKLQVFSTDFIDGDFVDACAGVTKARVDGAA, from the coding sequence atgtcttcctccccCAATAGCAAGGGCACGGACAACAAGAAGAACCCCCTGGACGCCATGGGCGCCTTCTTCTCGGCGCAGGTGGACCGGCGCAAGCTGGTCACCACCCAGAAGCAGGCGCTGGCCACGCGCTGCTCCTCGTCGGGCGACTGCGCCTTCCCGGGCTCCGACCACCGCCCCGCCGACCGCAAGACGTGGATGGCGGAGCTGGGTCCCGAGCGGCTGCGCGTGCACCAGGTGGTGTGGCCGGGCTCCCACGACTCGGCCACCAACAAGATCGGCATCCCCTTCATCACCCGCCCCTTCGCGCAGTGCCAGTCGCTCTCCGTCTACGAGCAGCTCGCCACGGGGTGCCGCCTCATCGACGTGCGCGTCCAGGAGGAGCGCCGCGTCTGCCACGGCGTGCTGGCGACCTACTCCGTGGACGTCGTCCTCGCCGACGTGAAGCGGTTCCTGGCGGAGACCGTGTCGGAGCTGGTGGTCCTGGAGGTGCGCACCGAGTTCGGCCACGACgacccgccggagttcgccaagTACCTGGTGGAGCAGCTCGGGGAGGAGAACCTCATCCACCAGGACGACGGCGTGTTCTGGAAGACCGTCGCGGAGCTGCTCCCCCGCCGGGTGATCTGCGTGTGGAAGCCGCGCAAGTCCCCGGCCCCGGGCCACGGCGAGCCGCTGTGGAGCGCGGGCTACCTCAAGGACAACTGGATCGACACGGACCTGCCGGAGACCAAGTTCGAGAGCAACCTCAAGTTCCTCGGCCAGCAGCCGTCCGTGGCCGACCGGCGGTACTTCTACCGGGTGGAGAACACGGTGACGCCGCAGGCCGACAACCCCGTGCTCTGCGTCAAGCCCGTCACGCGACGGATCCACTGCTACGCGCGCCTATTCCTCGCCGAGGTCTTCGCCAAGGGACTCGGCGACAAGCTGCAGGTCTTCTCCACCGACTTCATCGACGGCGACTTCGTCGACGCCTGCGCCGGCGTCACCAAGGCCCGCGTCGACGGCGCCGCGTGA
- the LOC124657884 gene encoding DNA-(apurinic or apyrimidinic site) endonuclease 2-like codes for MVKIVTYNVNGLRPRVAQHGSLRRLLDSLDADIICFQETKLSRQDLSGDVIMAEGYEAFISCNRTSRGRGAYSGVATFCRVTSAFSSQEVALPVAAQEGFAGFQGSAKDSETIGDFVLQMPVEEEGLGEITREELLRLDNEGRCIITDHGHFVLFNLYGPAIGEDDEERVRFKLLFYKILQKRWEYLLALGKRVFIVGDLNIAPGSIDRCDAPPGFEKQMFREWLRSMLRENDGPFFDAFRSKHPERTGAYTCFNQKVGAEEYNYGSRIDHILISGSCFHNCNSVDNHSIFHCHVEDCEIMNHFKRSGDTETISKWKGGRSSKLEGSDHIPVYIILNGIPELPVHNTPSSAARYLPEIRGRQQSIVSFLSKGKICEVEGGPGLNMSQDQANESCCTDDLESKSIFKEESPTGITEFSKGGDLPSSTSKRRNLDHWIHEGPSGNSQNSNATLLASHGMKASFSSIKSMSNKKNKHNISSQPTIKSFFRRPETRAEDANINSLVSAADTVPGMHELCYPKDDSLPENIQCTAAAEVDQDSSISCSLSTDNCNVATLEWQRIQQRMKMTLPLCKGHREPCIPRSVKKGSNIGRQFYVCGRAQGPSSNPAANCNHFQWASVKSKGKRQ; via the exons GAGACGAAACTGTCGAGGCAGGACTTGTCTGGGGATGTCATAATGGCGGAGGGATACGAGGCTTTTATTTCGTGCAATCGTACCTCGAGAGGGCGTGGAGCATACTCCG GTGTAGCAACATTTTGCCGGGTAACATCGGCATTCTCCAGTCAGGAAGTTGCGTTGCCAGTAGCAGCTCAAGAAGGCTTTGCTGGATTTCAGGGCTCTGCAAAAGACAGTGAAACTATTGGGGATTTTGTACTTCAAATGCCTGTGGAAGAGGAAGGTCTTGGTGAAATAACAAGAGAGGAGCTACTCAGGCTGGACAATGAGGGGCGATGTATAATCACTGACCATGGACATTTTG TTCTTTTTAATTTATATGGCCCAGCCattggcgaagatgatgaagaaaGAGTTCGTTTTAAGCTACTATTTTACAAGATACTGCAG AAACGATGGGAATACCTATTGGCTCTGGGGAAGAGAGTTTTCATCGTTGGAGATCTGAATATTGCTCCTGGTTCTATAGATAGGTGTGACGCCCCTCCTGGATTCGAGAAGCAAAT GTTCCGGGAATGGCTGAGGTCCATGCTAAGAGAGAATGATGGTCCATTTTTTGATGCTTTCAGATCAAAACACCCTGAAAG gactggagCTTATACTTGTTTTAATCAAAAAGTTGGAGCTGAAGAATACAATTATGGTTCTAGAATTGATCACATTCTAATTTCTGGTTCCTGTTTCCATAATTGCAATTCTGTGGACAACCATAGCATTTTTCACTGCCATGTGGAGGATTGCGAGATAATGAATCATTTCAAAAGAAGTGGGGATACGGAAACTATCTCAAA GTGGAAAGGAGGGAGAAGTAGTAAACTAGAAGGTTCTGATCATATTCCAGTGTATATTATATTGAATGGAATACCTGAACTTCCAGTCCATAATACCCCATCATCAGCTGCAAGGTATCTGCCAGAAATCCGTGGACGGCAACAGAGTATAG TATCATTCCTCAGTAAAGGGAAAATTTGTGAAGTTGAAGGTGGCCCAGGTTTAAATATGTCCCAGGATCAAGCAAATGAAAGCTGCTGTACTGATGACCTGGAAAGCAAAAGTATATTCAAGGAAGAATCACCAACTGGTATAACCGAGTTTTCTAAAGGTGGTGACCTTCCTAGTTCTACGTCAAAGCGAAGGAATCTTGATCATTGGATACATGAAGGCCCAAGCGGCAACTCCCAAAATAGTAATGCAACATTACTGGCATCACATGGTATGAAAGCTTCTTTTTCTAGCATCAAGTCTATGTCAAACAAGAAGAACAAACATAATATATCCTCACAGCCAACAATCAAATCATTTTTTCGAAGACCAGAGACAAGGGCAGAGGATGCCAATATCAATAGCTTAGTTAGTGCAGCAGATACAGTACCTGGTATGCATGAATTATGTTATCCAAAGGATGATAGTCTGCCGGAGAACATTCAGTGTACAGCTGCAGCTGAAGTAGATCAGGACAGCTCTATATCATGTTCACTTTCAACTGACAACTGTAATGTTGCAACATTGGAGTGGCAAAGAATACAACAGAGAATGAAGATGACCCTACCACTTTGCAAAGGACATCGTGAACCTTGCATTCCAAGGTCTGTGAAGAAGGGCTCCAATATTGGTCGCCAATTCTATGTCTGTGGCCGTGCTCAG GGACCTTCATCAAATCCAGCAGCTAACTGCAACCATTTTCAGTGGGCCTCTGTAAAATCTAAAGGAAAGCGGCAATGA